Proteins from one Mucilaginibacter jinjuensis genomic window:
- the dnaA gene encoding chromosomal replication initiator protein DnaA: MEKTCTNVWNNCLQIIKDNIPAQSFKTWFEPIKALRVDGSVLTIQVPSLFFYEWLEEHYVGLLRKTIKKQLGDEGRLEYNIVVEQSSSSKPYTTNMPSNGNGAEAKNQSMPIPISINKDIKNPFVIPGLKKLHVDPQLNQNYTFENFVEGDCNRLARSAGYAVAAKPGGTSFNPLMIYGGVGLGKTHLAQAIGNEIKRTLPDKLVLYVSCEKFTQQFVDALKHNNINDFVNFYQAIDVLIMDDVHNFAGKEKTQDFFFHIFNHLHQSGKQLIITSDKAPKDLAGLEERLLSRFKWGLSADLQIPDLETRMAILKNKIYQDGIELSNDVIEYVAHNIDNNVRELEGAMVSLLAQSTLNRKEIDLALAKQMLKNFVKNSTKEISMEYIQSLVCEYFEVPIEMLKSQTRKREIVQARQISMYLAKAHTKSSLKTIGHFFGGRDHSTVIYACQTVEDLIDTDKKFKGYVADIQKKLKMS, translated from the coding sequence ATGGAAAAAACTTGTACTAACGTTTGGAATAACTGTCTTCAGATCATTAAAGATAATATCCCGGCCCAGAGTTTTAAAACCTGGTTCGAGCCGATCAAAGCTTTAAGGGTTGATGGGAGTGTCCTTACAATACAGGTACCAAGTTTATTCTTTTACGAATGGCTGGAAGAACATTATGTAGGCCTGCTTCGTAAAACAATTAAAAAACAATTGGGCGACGAAGGGCGTTTGGAATACAATATTGTTGTAGAACAGTCGTCATCAAGCAAACCATACACCACCAATATGCCGTCTAACGGTAATGGTGCCGAAGCGAAAAATCAGTCAATGCCAATCCCCATCTCTATCAATAAGGATATTAAAAATCCGTTTGTAATACCGGGGCTTAAAAAGCTGCACGTAGACCCGCAACTTAATCAGAATTATACCTTCGAGAATTTTGTTGAAGGAGATTGCAACCGTTTAGCACGCTCTGCAGGTTATGCCGTAGCAGCCAAACCAGGCGGTACTTCTTTTAACCCTTTAATGATATACGGTGGTGTTGGTTTGGGTAAAACCCACCTGGCACAAGCCATAGGTAACGAGATTAAACGTACACTGCCAGATAAGCTGGTACTATATGTATCGTGCGAGAAATTTACCCAGCAGTTTGTTGATGCCTTAAAGCATAACAACATTAATGATTTCGTTAATTTTTACCAGGCTATTGATGTGTTGATCATGGATGATGTGCACAATTTTGCCGGTAAAGAGAAAACTCAGGATTTCTTCTTCCATATCTTTAACCACCTGCACCAATCTGGCAAGCAACTGATTATCACATCAGATAAAGCGCCTAAAGATCTGGCCGGTTTAGAAGAGCGTTTGTTATCGCGTTTCAAATGGGGCCTTTCGGCAGATTTACAGATCCCTGATCTGGAAACCCGTATGGCTATCCTTAAAAATAAGATCTATCAGGATGGTATCGAACTATCAAATGATGTAATCGAGTATGTAGCCCACAACATTGACAACAACGTACGTGAGCTGGAAGGTGCCATGGTATCTTTGTTAGCGCAATCAACCCTTAACCGTAAGGAAATTGATTTGGCTCTGGCTAAGCAAATGCTGAAAAACTTCGTTAAAAACTCAACTAAGGAGATCTCGATGGAATACATCCAGAGCCTGGTTTGCGAGTACTTCGAGGTACCTATCGAAATGCTGAAATCACAGACCCGTAAGCGCGAAATTGTACAGGCCCGTCAAATCTCGATGTACCTGGCAAAAGCCCATACCAAAAGTTCGCTTAAAACTATCGGTCATTTCTTCGGCGGTCGCGATCACTCAACCGTAATCTATGCCTGCCAAACTGTAGAAGATCTGATTGATACCGACAAGAAATTTAAAGGCTACGTAGCCGATATTCAGAAAAAGCTAAAAATGTCCTAA
- a CDS encoding acyl-CoA mutase large subunit family protein, which produces MADKKFTSSGIEIKPIYKGEGSEAPGEFPYTRGIQADMYRGKLWTMRQYAGFSTAEESNKRYHYLLKQGTNGLSVAFDLPTQIGYDSDHELSEGEVGKVGVAIDSLEDMEILFDGITLQDITTSMTINATASILLAMYIALAKKQGADLKQISGTIQNDILKEYAARGTYIYPPAPSMRLITDVFAYCSTEVPKWNTISISGYHIREAGSTAVQELAFTLANGKAYLQAAQSKGLDINVFAKRLSFFFNCHNNFFEEIAKFRAARRMWANITKELGATDPSAQKLRFHSQTGGSTLTAQQPLNNIVRVSNQAMAAVLGGTQSLHTNGYDEALSLPTEQAAKIALRTQQIIAFESGVADTVDPLAGSYFIEALTDEMEAAAQIYIDKIDAMGGSVKAIEQDYMQQEIAAAAYQYQAEIENGDRILVGVNRFTEEAAPLADVFRVDDSIREKQIKKLKHLKAKRVQREVDLLLDQLKAAAAGNENLMPYILRAVEAYATLGEIADVLRTVFGEY; this is translated from the coding sequence ATGGCTGATAAAAAGTTCACCTCATCGGGTATAGAAATTAAGCCTATATATAAAGGTGAGGGGAGCGAAGCGCCCGGAGAATTTCCATACACGCGCGGCATCCAAGCCGATATGTACCGCGGCAAGCTGTGGACCATGCGCCAGTACGCAGGTTTCTCTACCGCCGAGGAATCGAACAAGCGTTATCATTACTTATTAAAGCAAGGCACAAACGGTTTATCAGTAGCGTTTGATCTGCCCACTCAAATCGGTTACGACTCTGACCACGAACTGTCCGAAGGTGAAGTAGGTAAAGTAGGCGTAGCTATCGATTCGTTAGAAGATATGGAGATTTTGTTTGATGGCATTACGCTGCAAGACATTACCACTTCCATGACCATTAACGCCACAGCCTCTATACTGCTGGCTATGTATATTGCCCTGGCGAAAAAGCAGGGGGCGGATCTGAAACAGATCTCGGGCACCATCCAAAACGATATATTAAAGGAGTACGCTGCACGCGGTACCTATATATACCCGCCTGCACCATCCATGCGTTTAATTACCGATGTATTTGCTTATTGCAGTACGGAGGTGCCTAAATGGAACACCATCTCGATATCCGGCTACCACATCCGCGAAGCAGGCTCGACAGCAGTGCAAGAACTAGCCTTTACACTCGCTAATGGTAAGGCTTATTTGCAAGCCGCCCAAAGCAAAGGTTTAGATATTAATGTATTTGCCAAGCGACTCTCCTTTTTCTTTAATTGCCACAATAACTTTTTTGAGGAGATAGCCAAGTTTAGGGCTGCACGAAGGATGTGGGCAAATATTACCAAAGAACTGGGCGCAACAGATCCATCGGCCCAGAAGCTGAGGTTTCATAGTCAGACTGGTGGCTCTACATTAACAGCCCAGCAACCGTTAAATAATATAGTACGGGTAAGCAACCAGGCTATGGCTGCAGTACTGGGCGGTACGCAATCGCTCCATACCAATGGTTATGACGAAGCCTTGTCGCTACCTACAGAACAGGCTGCTAAAATTGCTTTACGTACCCAACAGATCATTGCTTTTGAAAGCGGCGTTGCCGATACGGTTGATCCTCTGGCAGGTTCATACTTTATAGAAGCACTTACTGATGAGATGGAAGCCGCCGCGCAGATCTACATCGATAAGATTGATGCGATGGGCGGTTCTGTTAAAGCCATTGAGCAGGATTATATGCAGCAGGAAATTGCAGCGGCAGCCTATCAGTACCAGGCCGAAATAGAAAATGGTGATCGAATTTTGGTAGGTGTTAACCGGTTTACAGAAGAAGCCGCGCCGCTTGCTGATGTGTTTAGGGTTGATGATTCAATTCGTGAAAAACAGATAAAAAAGTTAAAACATTTAAAAGCCAAACGCGTTCAAAGGGAGGTTGATCTTTTGTTGGATCAGCTCAAGGCAGCGGCCGCAGGAAATGAGAATTTAATGCCTTATATATTAAGAGCGGTTGAAGCTTATGCCACCCTGGGCGAGATAGCAGATGTGCTGCGGACTGTGTTTGGTGAGTATTAG
- a CDS encoding HesB/IscA family protein, protein MSTVVENLVAPVTFTDGAVKEIKKLKDQQEIGDDFGLRVGVEGGGCAGMNYILGFDQTKDGDNTYYIEGVKVYMHKAHGMYLAGMQIDFQDGLNARGFTFNNPNAASTCGCGTSFSV, encoded by the coding sequence ATGAGTACTGTTGTTGAAAACCTAGTGGCGCCTGTTACTTTTACCGATGGTGCTGTAAAAGAGATAAAAAAATTAAAAGACCAGCAAGAAATCGGCGACGATTTTGGTCTGCGTGTTGGCGTTGAAGGTGGCGGTTGCGCAGGTATGAACTACATACTGGGTTTCGACCAAACTAAAGACGGCGACAACACTTACTATATTGAAGGTGTAAAAGTTTACATGCACAAAGCACATGGCATGTACCTTGCCGGTATGCAAATCGATTTTCAGGATGGTTTAAATGCACGTGGTTTTACCTTTAACAACCCTAATGCAGCAAGCACCTGCGGTTGCGGTACTTCATTCTCGGTATAA
- a CDS encoding TlpA family protein disulfide reductase: MKKLTLLLSILFCCLLDVNAQEISPNTSDPSLTKRKALGPEAIVKDSSGMVYPYIAWTKLMASGEYMLKSTGPRTDSTVYFLVKRSRREKDASMARIPKPEESKQFVSGTSFSPFKEKDMNGEKLDLRKMPGKVLVLNFWFIGCPPCRAEIPELTEMANKYKNNPDVVFIAVALDESYDLKDFLKDHPLSYHVIDNGRYIAQRYGVHLYPTNVVIDRDSKVAYSSEGGHRNNIYWMEKTIDAALASAQKTTAAQ, translated from the coding sequence ATGAAAAAACTAACCCTATTGCTTTCAATATTATTCTGTTGTTTGCTTGATGTAAACGCACAGGAGATAAGCCCGAATACATCTGATCCATCACTTACTAAACGCAAGGCACTTGGCCCGGAGGCCATAGTTAAAGACTCGAGCGGAATGGTATATCCTTATATAGCGTGGACTAAATTGATGGCATCTGGTGAGTATATGTTAAAATCTACCGGTCCAAGAACAGACTCGACCGTGTACTTTTTAGTTAAAAGATCACGGAGGGAAAAGGATGCCAGTATGGCCCGGATACCCAAGCCTGAAGAAAGCAAACAGTTTGTCAGTGGCACAAGCTTTAGCCCTTTCAAAGAAAAAGATATGAATGGCGAAAAGCTCGATCTGAGGAAAATGCCGGGAAAGGTGTTGGTTCTCAATTTCTGGTTTATAGGCTGCCCGCCTTGCCGTGCCGAAATACCCGAATTGACTGAAATGGCAAACAAGTATAAAAATAACCCCGATGTTGTGTTTATTGCTGTGGCTTTAGATGAGTCGTACGACTTGAAGGATTTTCTGAAAGATCACCCCTTAAGCTACCATGTGATAGATAATGGCCGCTATATTGCCCAAAGGTACGGTGTGCATTTATACCCGACCAATGTGGTTATCGACAGGGATAGCAAAGTAGCCTACTCGAGCGAAGGCGGCCATCGTAATAATATATACTGGATGGAAAAAACGATAGATGCTGCTTTGGCATCGGCACAAAAAACAACAGCAGCGCAATAG
- a CDS encoding lipase family protein: MKTLLSFIILLLIYTGAYAQLKPGFDAQEYLEMLRASKQQSDTALKHDKTPLPLHFKQRYHSPAGPLKNRWDLFTDGQTAAIVIRGTTADASSWMENFYAAMVPASGQLHIDDSTTFKYHLADNPKAAVHIGWLLGMAYLSKTIVPQINKLYTEQHIKDFIIFGHSQGGAIAYLLRSYLADLQSRKIIPADIIFKTYSSAPPKPGNLYYAYDYEYLTHGGWGLAVENTLDWVPETPFSVQTLSDFNEVNPFKDVSKIVGKQKFFVRLYLNHVYNRLKKPSYKAQKNYEKYLGHKVYGFIKKEMPQYVEPEYAATNNYMRCGTPIILKPDANYGTVFPADPKNLVLHHLFYPYYYLTEQNYLHN; the protein is encoded by the coding sequence ATGAAAACATTGTTGAGCTTTATTATTTTATTACTGATATATACAGGCGCATACGCCCAGTTAAAACCCGGTTTTGATGCACAGGAATATCTGGAAATGCTCCGTGCTTCTAAACAACAAAGCGATACCGCATTAAAGCATGATAAAACGCCTCTTCCATTACATTTCAAACAACGCTACCACTCGCCTGCAGGTCCGCTTAAAAACCGCTGGGATTTATTTACCGACGGACAAACTGCCGCCATCGTAATCCGTGGAACTACTGCTGATGCAAGCAGTTGGATGGAGAACTTCTATGCAGCTATGGTTCCCGCCAGCGGACAATTGCATATTGACGATAGCACTACTTTTAAATATCACCTGGCTGACAACCCTAAAGCAGCTGTGCATATAGGCTGGCTGTTGGGGATGGCTTATCTGTCAAAAACCATCGTTCCACAAATCAATAAGCTTTATACTGAGCAGCATATTAAAGACTTTATCATTTTCGGGCATAGCCAGGGCGGGGCTATTGCTTACCTGCTGCGATCTTATCTGGCCGATCTCCAAAGCCGTAAGATTATTCCTGCCGACATCATCTTTAAAACATATAGCAGCGCACCGCCCAAACCGGGCAACCTTTATTATGCTTACGATTATGAATACCTAACCCACGGTGGCTGGGGGCTGGCTGTTGAAAATACTTTAGATTGGGTGCCCGAAACACCGTTCTCGGTACAAACCCTTAGCGATTTTAACGAGGTAAACCCTTTTAAAGATGTGAGCAAGATTGTAGGCAAGCAAAAGTTTTTTGTACGCTTGTATTTAAACCATGTTTATAACCGGCTCAAAAAGCCCTCATACAAAGCACAAAAAAACTACGAGAAATATCTCGGGCATAAGGTTTACGGCTTTATTAAAAAAGAGATGCCGCAATATGTTGAGCCCGAATATGCAGCCACCAACAATTACATGCGCTGCGGCACGCCTATTATCTTAAAACCCGATGCTAACTACGGTACAGTTTTCCCGGCTGATCCTAAAAACCTGGTATTGCATCACCTGTTTTACCCTTATTATTACCTTACCGAACAAAATTATTTACATAACTGA
- a CDS encoding ABC transporter permease: MPVQTSFKENVAIALQSISGNRLRTSLTALIIAIGIMALVGILTAIEGISQWTNEAFSSMGANSFTIRNRGSGISFGNGGNRKYYKAIRYDEAVRFKKNFKLPVQISINTYASQAATAKYGDLKTNPNIVILGADENYLLTGGYKLASGRNFSSSELEHGSNVVIIGDDIRKRLFKSGDPINKLMLIGANKFRVIGLLQSKGSSAGLGGDKVCIIPVFKAKQITTSTNPSFTVSVMVNNPGALEATIGEATSAFRNIRGLTIDKDNNFEITRSDSIQQQLAGQLAGIQLAGFAVGIITLLGAAIGLMNIMLVSVTERTREIGVRKAIGATPSIIRKQFLIEAIVICLMGCAGGIVLGMGVGNLIAIQISGHFVIPWMWLFMALVICTGIGLGSGYYPAKKASKLDPVEALRYE; the protein is encoded by the coding sequence ATGCCTGTACAAACCAGCTTTAAAGAGAATGTGGCTATAGCCCTGCAATCCATCAGTGGCAACAGGCTGCGCACCTCCCTTACCGCCCTTATTATTGCCATTGGTATTATGGCGCTGGTTGGCATTTTAACCGCTATTGAAGGTATTAGCCAATGGACTAACGAGGCTTTCTCGAGTATGGGGGCCAACTCTTTTACCATCCGTAACCGGGGCTCGGGCATTAGCTTTGGCAATGGCGGTAACCGTAAATATTATAAAGCTATCCGTTATGACGAGGCTGTACGGTTTAAGAAAAATTTCAAACTGCCTGTACAGATTTCCATTAACACTTACGCCTCACAAGCTGCCACTGCAAAATATGGCGACCTGAAAACGAACCCCAATATTGTGATTCTGGGGGCTGATGAAAATTACCTGTTAACGGGCGGTTATAAACTGGCTTCAGGCCGTAATTTTTCATCGTCTGAACTAGAGCATGGTAGCAATGTTGTAATTATTGGCGATGATATTCGTAAACGCTTGTTTAAATCCGGCGACCCTATCAATAAACTGATGTTAATCGGCGCCAATAAATTCAGGGTTATCGGCCTATTGCAATCCAAAGGATCTAGTGCGGGTTTGGGTGGCGATAAAGTTTGTATTATTCCCGTATTTAAAGCCAAGCAGATAACTACCAGTACTAACCCTTCGTTTACCGTGAGTGTAATGGTAAATAACCCCGGAGCTTTGGAGGCAACCATTGGTGAAGCTACATCAGCCTTCCGCAATATCCGTGGCCTAACGATAGACAAAGACAACAACTTCGAAATTACCCGAAGCGACTCCATACAGCAACAACTTGCCGGTCAGCTGGCGGGGATACAACTGGCAGGGTTTGCTGTGGGTATTATTACTTTATTGGGTGCCGCCATCGGCCTCATGAATATTATGCTGGTATCGGTAACAGAACGCACGCGCGAAATTGGTGTACGTAAGGCTATCGGCGCAACGCCATCTATTATCCGTAAGCAGTTTTTAATTGAAGCCATTGTAATTTGCCTGATGGGTTGCGCCGGCGGCATAGTATTGGGTATGGGCGTTGGTAACCTGATAGCCATCCAGATAAGCGGCCACTTTGTAATACCCTGGATGTGGTTATTTATGGCTTTGGTGATCTGTACCGGTATTGGCCTGGGTTCAGGGTATTATCCTGCGAAAAAGGCTTCGAAGCTTGACCCTGTAGAGGCGTTGAGGTATGAGTAG
- a CDS encoding tyrosine-protein phosphatase: MFGLFKRKRKEEVDTRIIEFYYDTIAVDMHSHVLPGIDDGAQTVEESIVLIQKMMDLGIKKIIATPHIMADLYKNTPETISASLDLLKAKLVEERMDIDISAAAEHLFDELFEQRIDEGSLLTMGDNYVLFELSFVSKPLHLIDTIKKMRAKGYQPILAHPERYPYLTMKEYVEIREWGSLLQINTNSLCGYYGHAARQAAEELIDAQMIDFISSDMHHPRHADAFEQTLKEPYLKKLIFEQETLKNKLLL, encoded by the coding sequence ATGTTCGGGCTTTTTAAGCGAAAGAGAAAAGAAGAGGTTGATACCCGCATAATTGAGTTTTATTACGACACTATAGCCGTTGATATGCACTCGCATGTGCTGCCGGGTATAGATGATGGCGCGCAAACGGTAGAAGAATCTATCGTCCTCATCCAAAAGATGATGGATTTGGGGATTAAAAAGATCATCGCCACGCCGCACATCATGGCCGATCTGTATAAGAATACGCCCGAAACGATTAGCGCTTCGCTCGATTTGCTAAAAGCTAAACTGGTAGAAGAGCGGATGGATATTGACATCAGCGCTGCCGCCGAACATTTGTTTGATGAATTGTTCGAACAACGCATAGATGAAGGCTCATTGCTAACAATGGGCGATAACTATGTATTGTTCGAGCTTTCTTTTGTAAGCAAGCCACTCCACTTAATTGATACTATTAAAAAAATGCGTGCAAAAGGCTATCAGCCTATTCTGGCGCATCCGGAACGGTATCCCTATTTAACGATGAAAGAATATGTGGAGATAAGGGAGTGGGGGAGCTTATTACAGATTAACACAAATTCACTTTGCGGCTATTACGGCCATGCAGCCAGGCAGGCAGCCGAAGAGCTGATAGATGCCCAAATGATTGATTTTATATCGAGCGATATGCACCACCCACGCCATGCAGACGCTTTTGAGCAAACCTTAAAAGAACCCTATTTGAAAAAGTTAATTTTTGAACAGGAGACGTTGAAGAATAAGTTGTTGCTGTAA
- the rfbB gene encoding dTDP-glucose 4,6-dehydratase produces MKKIIITGGAGFIGSHVVRRFVKNHPEYHIINLDKLTYAGNLANLKDIENEPNYSFVKGDIVDAAFIQNLFEQEQPYAVIHLAAESHVDRSIVNPLEFVMTNVIGTVNLLNAARHIWKDKYNEHRFYHVSTDEVYGTLGETGMFTETTAYDPHSPYSASKAGSDHFVRAYHDTYGMDVVISNCSNNYGSFHFPEKLIPLAIHNIKQNKAVPVYGKGENIRDWLWVEDHARAIELIFHEAKAGATYNIGGHNEWKNIDLIHTLCAILDKKLGREEGESAKLITFVTDRAGHDLRYAIDATKLKNELGWTPSVTFEEGLEKTVDWFLENEEWLNDVTSGNYQQYYQSQYANR; encoded by the coding sequence ATGAAAAAAATTATCATCACAGGAGGCGCTGGTTTTATTGGCTCGCACGTTGTGCGCCGTTTTGTTAAAAACCACCCGGAATATCATATTATCAATCTAGATAAATTGACCTATGCCGGTAACCTGGCCAACTTAAAGGATATTGAGAACGAACCTAACTACAGTTTTGTTAAAGGCGATATTGTTGATGCTGCTTTTATTCAAAACCTGTTTGAGCAGGAACAACCTTATGCAGTAATTCACCTGGCTGCAGAGTCGCATGTAGATCGTTCTATCGTTAACCCACTGGAGTTTGTGATGACTAATGTGATCGGTACCGTTAACTTATTAAACGCTGCCCGCCACATCTGGAAAGATAAATATAACGAACACCGTTTTTACCATGTATCAACCGACGAGGTTTACGGTACACTGGGCGAAACCGGTATGTTTACAGAGACTACAGCTTACGATCCGCATTCGCCTTATTCGGCATCAAAAGCAGGTTCAGATCATTTTGTGCGTGCTTACCATGATACTTATGGTATGGATGTGGTGATCTCAAATTGCTCTAACAACTATGGTTCATTCCATTTTCCGGAAAAACTGATCCCGTTGGCAATTCATAACATCAAGCAAAATAAAGCCGTTCCTGTTTACGGTAAAGGCGAAAATATCCGCGACTGGTTATGGGTGGAAGACCATGCCCGTGCCATCGAATTAATTTTTCACGAAGCTAAAGCCGGCGCTACTTATAATATTGGCGGCCATAATGAGTGGAAAAATATTGACCTGATCCACACCCTATGCGCTATTTTGGATAAGAAATTAGGTAGGGAAGAAGGTGAATCGGCCAAGCTGATCACTTTTGTAACCGACCGTGCGGGGCACGACTTACGTTATGCCATCGACGCTACTAAACTTAAAAACGAATTAGGCTGGACCCCAAGCGTAACTTTTGAAGAAGGTTTGGAAAAAACAGTTGATTGGTTTTTAGAGAATGAAGAGTGGCTTAATGATGTAACTTCTGGTAATTACCAGCAATACTATCAAAGCCAGTACGCAAACAGATAA
- the galE gene encoding UDP-glucose 4-epimerase GalE, whose product MSKILVTGGLGFIGSHTVVELVNAGYEPIIVDDLSNSNIKILDQLTTILGFRPVFHQLDLCDEASVQTLATAVPDLSGIIHFAAFKAVGESVKLPLKYYRNNFYSLINLLNAYYGKPLNFVFSSSCTVYGQPDQLPVTEDAPVKPAQSPYGNTKQIAEEILTDMVASGTNYKVISLRYFNPVGAHESALIGELPIGVPQNLVPFITQTAIGKREKLTVHGDQYNTPDGSAVRDYIHVVDLAKAHVIALKLMEKDSFKGYDMFNLGTGNGSSVLEVINAFEKATGVKLPYEIGPARAGDVEQVWGDVTKSANVLGWRAELSLDTMMASAWAWEKYLNQNPL is encoded by the coding sequence ATGAGCAAAATATTAGTTACCGGCGGCCTGGGTTTCATAGGTTCGCACACAGTTGTAGAGTTAGTAAACGCGGGTTACGAGCCGATTATCGTAGACGATCTATCGAACTCTAATATTAAAATATTAGACCAGCTGACCACCATCCTGGGTTTCAGGCCAGTATTTCACCAATTAGATCTGTGCGATGAAGCTTCTGTGCAAACACTGGCTACTGCTGTTCCCGATTTATCTGGTATTATCCATTTTGCTGCATTTAAGGCAGTAGGCGAGTCGGTTAAATTGCCGTTGAAATATTATCGCAATAACTTTTATTCCTTAATTAATTTGTTGAATGCTTACTACGGTAAGCCCTTAAATTTTGTATTTTCATCAAGCTGTACCGTATACGGCCAGCCCGATCAGTTACCTGTTACAGAAGATGCGCCTGTAAAACCGGCACAATCCCCTTATGGTAATACCAAACAAATAGCCGAAGAAATACTGACCGATATGGTAGCTTCGGGAACTAATTATAAAGTGATCTCATTGCGTTACTTCAACCCGGTGGGGGCACATGAGTCGGCCTTGATTGGCGAATTACCAATTGGTGTGCCACAAAACCTGGTGCCGTTTATTACCCAAACGGCTATTGGTAAACGCGAAAAATTAACCGTACACGGCGACCAGTATAATACACCCGATGGTAGCGCCGTTAGGGATTATATCCACGTGGTAGATTTGGCTAAAGCACATGTTATCGCCCTTAAATTAATGGAGAAAGATAGCTTTAAAGGGTATGATATGTTTAACCTGGGTACCGGTAATGGCAGCTCGGTGTTAGAGGTTATTAATGCCTTTGAAAAAGCTACCGGCGTTAAATTACCTTATGAAATTGGCCCTGCCCGTGCGGGTGATGTTGAGCAGGTTTGGGGCGATGTAACCAAATCGGCCAATGTACTGGGCTGGCGTGCCGAATTGAGTTTAGATACCATGATGGCATCGGCCTGGGCATGGGAGAAGTACCTGAACCAAAATCCTTTATAA
- a CDS encoding 3-deoxy-D-manno-octulosonic acid transferase has protein sequence MLLLYNIGIRLYFLAVYAASFFNAKAKLWIKGRSNQHIATTEGCIWFHFASLGEFEQGRPVLEALRAKDPGTKIVITFFSPSGYEIRKNTPLADAVYYLPLDTATNARNFINTIKPKAAIFTKYEYWYHYFNQLHQQHTPLYIVSGIFRPKQIFFKWYGGLHRSMLKMATHFFVQDEASVNLLKLININTATVSGDTRFDRVWANANSPKELPIIAEFKNNQKVFIAGSTWPQDEELLSTIITRHPDWKWIIAPHEIGEERIVKLLDILPSESTIRFSQITDNRQPITDNRILIIDNIGMLSSLYQYGEVAYIGGGFGRGIHNTLEAAAFGLPVIFGPNYSAFKEARDIVHLKAGISISNAGQLIEATDLLMLDTEYRGFASQKIKAYVQQNVGATDKILEAIG, from the coding sequence ATGTTGCTGTTATATAACATTGGCATACGCCTTTACTTTTTAGCTGTATACGCGGCTTCATTTTTTAATGCAAAGGCTAAGCTCTGGATAAAAGGGCGCAGTAACCAACACATTGCAACAACAGAAGGTTGTATTTGGTTTCATTTTGCCTCATTAGGTGAGTTTGAACAAGGCCGGCCGGTTTTAGAAGCACTCAGAGCCAAAGATCCTGGTACCAAAATAGTTATTACTTTTTTTTCTCCTTCGGGATATGAGATCAGGAAGAACACGCCTTTGGCCGATGCCGTTTATTACCTGCCGCTGGATACTGCTACTAATGCCCGCAATTTCATTAATACTATAAAACCCAAGGCTGCCATATTTACCAAGTACGAATACTGGTATCATTATTTTAACCAACTTCACCAGCAGCACACCCCGCTTTACATTGTATCCGGAATTTTTAGGCCGAAACAAATATTTTTTAAATGGTATGGCGGTTTGCATCGCAGCATGCTAAAAATGGCAACCCACTTTTTTGTGCAGGATGAGGCCTCTGTTAATTTGCTTAAATTAATAAACATTAACACCGCAACCGTAAGTGGCGATACCCGTTTCGATCGTGTTTGGGCTAATGCCAACTCGCCAAAAGAACTGCCAATTATAGCCGAATTTAAAAACAACCAAAAAGTATTTATAGCCGGCAGTACCTGGCCGCAGGATGAGGAATTGCTCTCAACCATCATTACCCGCCACCCGGATTGGAAATGGATAATCGCCCCACACGAAATTGGCGAAGAGCGTATTGTGAAATTATTGGATATTTTACCATCCGAGAGCACCATAAGATTTTCGCAAATCACCGACAACCGACAACCGATAACCGACAACCGAATACTCATTATTGATAATATCGGCATGCTCTCATCCCTCTATCAATATGGCGAAGTAGCCTATATAGGCGGCGGCTTTGGCCGGGGGATACATAACACTTTAGAAGCGGCGGCCTTTGGCTTACCTGTAATTTTCGGGCCTAATTACTCGGCGTTTAAAGAAGCGCGGGATATTGTACATTTGAAAGCAGGGATCAGTATTAGCAATGCCGGGCAGTTAATTGAAGCTACAGATTTATTGATGCTGGATACGGAGTATCGTGGTTTTGCATCGCAGAAAATTAAAGCTTATGTACAGCAGAATGTTGGGGCTACAGATAAGATTTTAGAGGCGATTGGGTAA